The segment AAACTGATAAGTTGCAAAAATTGTATACGATTCTTGTAACCAATTTGCTGATGCAAAAAAGTGTTGACGGATACGCTTGAATCGATTTTTTTGGCTTTTTCGCTACAATTTTCAATTAACTTTAGATTCTCCGATCTTGAACTGGGATAGGGATCAAGACCTTAATAAAGCGTCAAGAAAGCGCAGATTTTTCAAAAGTTGTATACACTTATTGAGGACTTATGCGGTTGGCGTGTTACAACTGGATGAAATAGTATTAAAAATCGCAATGGTGCAAAATACTCTTCTACGTCCGCAGAGCTTGTAGATTGGAGTTTAGAACGATTCACTTCTCGATTGAAGCATCCCACAATTGTACATTTCTGCTCTGAAAACTTCTTATGCGTACTGCTCCATTGCCCGCTGGCTCCAAACCCAAGCCGACCGAAGAACTAATCTACACTGAGCTTTTCGACTCGATTTTAGAGCGCCGCTTGCCACCGGATACCAAGCTGGGAGAAAACCTCTTGGCAGAGCATTACGGTGTGAGCCGCACCATTATTCGGCAAGTTTTGATGCGGTTGGCACATGATCAGTTAGTCAAGTTGGAGCCGCATCGTGGGGCATTTGTAGCGAGTTTGACACTCGATCAGGCAAAACAAATTTATGAAGCTTGGCGACTGACTGAAGCGGCGATCGTTCGTGATGTGACCCGCAACATTACCCGTAAACAGGTCGCTGCACTTCGATCGCTGGTGAAAGAAGAACGCCTCGCATGTGAACAGAGAGATGTGCCGCGATTAAGTCGATTGTCTGCTCAGTTTCACATCCAACTTGCAGATCTTTGCCAAAACAAGTATCTCGCTCGCTTTCTCAAAGAACTGATCCCGCAAACTTCCCTGGCATTTTTTTACGAAGTCCAGGGTATGCCGATCTGCACCAAAGATGAGCACAGCGAGATTTTAGATCAGATTGCATCAGGGGATGAAGAAGCGGCTGTTCATGCTGCGATGCGTCATCTCGACGGAATTGAATCAGCACTGAATGCGCGGGCATCGCTGAATGGCAATGCGAGTCTCGTCGATCTTTTGAAATCACGATCGCCCTCTCTACGCTGAACTATTTGTTATTAGACGATGACATCACATCAGATTTTGACTGTTTGACCCAAGAATGAATCGTGGTGTGGCGAATGCCTGTCAATCGCTCGATTTCGCGCAGTTTTAAGCCGAGGTGATACATTCTCAAGCAGATTTGTTTCACCTCGTCT is part of the Leptolyngbya boryana PCC 6306 genome and harbors:
- a CDS encoding GntR family transcriptional regulator; this translates as MRTAPLPAGSKPKPTEELIYTELFDSILERRLPPDTKLGENLLAEHYGVSRTIIRQVLMRLAHDQLVKLEPHRGAFVASLTLDQAKQIYEAWRLTEAAIVRDVTRNITRKQVAALRSLVKEERLACEQRDVPRLSRLSAQFHIQLADLCQNKYLARFLKELIPQTSLAFFYEVQGMPICTKDEHSEILDQIASGDEEAAVHAAMRHLDGIESALNARASLNGNASLVDLLKSRSPSLR
- a CDS encoding IS1/IS1595 family N-terminal zinc-binding domain-containing protein, which gives rise to MNCPYCGSSMIRKNGHRQGKQNYRCKDCDRQFITVHTRRGYSDEVKQICLRMYHLGLKLREIERLTGIRHTTIHSWVKQSKSDVMSSSNNK